The following coding sequences are from one Seonamhaeicola sp. ML3 window:
- a CDS encoding CCC motif membrane protein: MEQQKLPNATLVLVFGIISIVGCCFYGIGIILGIVALVLASKASKVYAEDPDAYSGIQNVKIGKVLSIIGIILSALYLILIIWMVMTFGWEAMQDQQLMQERIQEMMGQ; this comes from the coding sequence ATGGAACAACAAAAATTACCTAACGCAACACTTGTACTAGTATTTGGAATAATATCCATAGTAGGGTGTTGTTTTTACGGTATTGGAATTATTTTAGGGATTGTGGCTTTAGTTTTAGCTTCTAAAGCCAGTAAAGTTTATGCTGAAGACCCAGATGCTTATTCTGGAATTCAGAATGTTAAAATTGGTAAAGTGCTCTCCATTATTGGTATTATTTTAAGTGCACTGTATTTAATTTTAATTATTTGGATGGTTATGACCTTTGGATGGGAAGCTATGCAAGACCAACAATTAATGCAAGAGCGAATACAAGAAATGATGGGGCAATAA